The following proteins come from a genomic window of Gossypium raimondii isolate GPD5lz chromosome 5, ASM2569854v1, whole genome shotgun sequence:
- the LOC128031877 gene encoding alpha carbonic anhydrase 7-like yields the protein MAKLPTQFLVCSFFLLLALHSFSVRSQEVEDESEFDYGANSTKGPARWGEIHAEWGACSNGTMQSPIDMSNERVNIVSHLGRLKKSYKPSNATLRNRGHDMMLRWEDEAGAIEINGTEYVLHQCHWHSPSEHTINGRRYDLELHMVHESEDGKVAVIGIMYKTGRPDSFLSSLMDHLEAITDITDGERAVGVIDPRHIKFGSRKYYRYIGSLTVPPCTENVVWSIVRKVRTVTREQMSLLRVAVHDDSDTNARPLQSINNRPIQLYRPDDKEEN from the exons ATGGCAAAGCTACCAACCCAGTTCTTGGTTTGCAGTTTCTTCCTTCTTCTTGCCTTGCATTCGTTCTCGGTAAGATCCCAGGAAGTCG AGGATGAAAGTGAATTTGATTATGGAGCAAATAGTACAAAAGGGCCAGCAAGATGGGGAGAGATTCATGCAGAATGGGGTGCTTGTAGCAATGGGACCATGCAATCTCCCATTGATATGTCCAATGAAAGAGTTAACATTGTTTCCCATTTAGGGAGGCTTAAGAAAAGCTACAAGCCCAGCAATGCCACTTTACGAAACAGGGGCCATGATATGATG TTGAGATGGGAAGATGAAGCAGGAGCTATAGAGATAAATGGTACGGAGTATGTACTCCACCAGTGCCATTGGCACTCACCTTCCGAGCACACTATCAACGGGAGGAG GTATGATTTAGAGCTACACATGGTTCATGAAAGTGAAGATGGCAAGGTTGCTGTAATAGGTATCATGTACAAGACTGGAAGACCAGATTCTTTCCTATCATCG CTGATGGATCATTTAGAAGCCATTACTGATATCACAGACGGAGAGAGAGCGGTGGGGGTGATCGATCCAAGGCACATTAAATTTGGCAGTAGAAAATATTACAGATACATCGGCTCTCTTACTGTTCCTCCTTGTACTGAAAATGTGGTGTGGAGCATTGTCAGAAAG GTGAGGACTGTAACCAGGGAGCAAATGAGTTTGCTTCGTGTGGCTGTACATGAT GATTCGGATACGAATGCGAGACCACTTCAGTCAATAAATAATCGACCTATTCAACTTTATAGACCAGAtgataaagaagaaaattaa
- the LOC105771163 gene encoding BEL1-like homeodomain protein 4: MDMSKFRPESHVAQQRLRDKLRVQQSSKLVQQLEDFPNNLEDGCSSVHPALNPGLVHVRNVRNDNLLYDPDVFSSDIIHVSSNSSVLPSQRDPILHQEMQTAPENRQLLAEESSFPGMSQSNLSKFDASSKVSGDPHDCGNWRGVDSQHNCDWMVGYASGLAGSESNQDPRFVGEVISNNARILNSAYQDVQSTHPNPGSEIYCLERNLHFVSPSLYQNSLQDVVTTAQGLEVGSHEPQNVREAARGSRIDYCGNEANPLHFGNTGTWMNTPLGEQSQQLGAELGFLASKSSVELGAAASDATTHGLSLSLSSHPTPKICGADPVQFTGSQYYSDGFHSKPGEFKELRDSKTSNLGHFFSMQKSSSTSKADGKSLQDAGGTSAYVHRQTIPLGPFTGYATILKNSRFLKPAQELLDEFCHLSNSKPVKVCDTSEGNPGEVSACKESNSGVSATFYSSNESCKHEYQQKKAKLVYMHEEVCRRYKLYHQQMQMVVSSFESVAGLGAATPYVPLALKTVARDFRCLRIAILDQIKHVSRALGEDLLSPTTGTSGSKGDINMSRLKCFGQKSGGVNMGFLEPQQHSWRPQRGLPERSVAILRAWLFEHFLHPYPTDTDKHMLATQTGLSRNQVSNWFINARVRVWKPMVEEIHMLESKCLAEGNQNLSKSEGKSTSEGRISCPNDGQSINRSCVNALSDKQLACADMLVADAHDLEHWNHEKRSSMDFHIPTSMEGSLMGFAPYQQSRLENGGLGAVSLTLGLMHGVESAQQQQRQQQQQYQQQEHHSRRQFGGHLIHDFAG, encoded by the exons ATGGATATGAGTAAGTTCAGACCTGAATCGCATGTAGCCCAGCAACGCCTACGAGATAAGTTGAGGGTTCAGCAAAGCTCCAAACTGGTTCAGCAATTAGAGGACTTTCCTAACAATTTGGAAGACGGGTGTTCCTCAGTTCATCCGGCCCTAAACCCAGGTCTTGTTCATGTTCGAAATGTTCGAAATGATAATTTGTTATACGATCCAGATGTTTTCTCTTCAGACATCATCCACGTCTCATCAAACTCTTCTGTTTTACCTTCGCAAAGAGATCCAATTCTACATCAGGAAATGCAAACAGCTCCAGAAAACAGGCAATTGCTTGCCGAGGAGTCCTCGTTTCCCGGTATGTCACAatcaaatttatctaaattcGATGCTTCATCTAAGGTCTCCGGTGATCCACATGATTGTGGTAATTGGAGGGGTGTTGATTCACAGCATAATTGTGATTGGATGGTGGGTTATGCAAGTGGATTAGCTGGTAGTGAGAGTAATCAGGACCCTAGGTTTGTTGGGGAAGTCATATCAAATAATGCAAGGATTCTCAACAGTGCGTACCAAGATGTTCAGTCTACTCACCCCAATCCAGGGAGTGAAATTTATTGTCTGGAGAGGAATTTGCATTTTGTGTCACCTTCACTTTATCAGAATTCTCTACAGGATGTTGTTACTACAGCTCAGGGACTTGAAGTTGGTTCTCATGAGCCTCAAAATGTTAGAGAGGCTGCCAGAGGTTCAAGGATTGATTACTGCGGGAATGAAGCAAACCCTTTGCATTTTGGTAACACCGGTACCTGGATGAATACGCCACTGGGGGAGCAGTCTCAACAGTTGGGTGCTGAGTTGGGGTTTTTGGCTAGTAAGAGTAGCGTAGAACTAGGTGCTGCTGCGAGTGATGCAACTACTCACGGGCTATCTCTTTCTCTTTCATCGCACCCCACACCAAAAATTTGTGGTGCAGATCCGGTTCAATTCACGGGGAGTCAGTATTATTCTGATGGCTTTCACTCTAAGCCTGGTGAATTCAAGGAACTTAGAGATTCTAAAACTTCAAATCTGGGTCATTTCTTTTCGATGCAAAAATCATCTTCAACAAGTAAGGCTGACGGAAAGTCCCTTCAGGATGCGGGTGGAACTTCAGCTTACGTTCATCGTCAAACGATTCCCCTTGGCCCGTTTACTGGATATGCAACTATTCTTAAGAATTCAAGATTCCTGAAGCCCGCACAAGAACTTTTGGATGAATTCTGCCATTTATCCAACTCAAAGCCTGTTAAAGTTTGTGACACATCCGAGGGGAACCCTGGCGAAGTCAGTGCTTGCAAGGAAAGTAATTCAGGGGTTTCCGCTACTTTTTACAGTTCTAATGAATCTTGTAAGCACGAGTACCAACAAAAGAAGGCAAAGCTTGTATACATGCATGAGGAG GTTTGCAGAAGATACAAGCTATACCATCAGCAGATGCAAATGGTGGTTTCTTCATTTGAGTCGGTAGCTGGACTTGGAGCTGCGACTCCCTACGTTCCCTTGGCTCTCAAGACAGTGGCTAGGGACTTTCGGTGCCTACGGATTGCTATACTAGACCAGATTAAGCACGTATCTAGAGCTCTTGGGGAGGACTTACTGTCCCCAACTACCGGTACTAGCGGCAGTAAAGGTGATATAAATATGTCTAGGCTAAAGTGTTTTGGTCAGAAATCTGGTGGGGTTAACATGGGGTTCCTTGAACCCCAACAACATAGCTGGAGGCCCCAGAGAGGCCTACCAGAACGTTCGGTGGCTATTCTTAGAGCTTGGCTCTTTGAGCATTTTCTTCATCC GTACCCGACAGACACGGATAAGCACATGTTGGCCACTCAAACTGGTCTCTCTCGAAATCAG GTGTCTAACTGGTTCATAAATGCACGTGTTCGGGTTTGGAAACCGATGGTGGAAGAAATACATATGCTTGAAAGCAAATGCTTGGCAGAAGGCAACCAAAACTTGAGCAAAAGTGAGGGAAAGTCTACTAGTGAAGGACGTATTAGTTGTCCTAACGATGGCCAATCTATCAACAGGTCATGTGTAAATGCATTGTCTGACAAGCAATTGGCCTGCGCTGATATGCTCGTAGCTGATGCACATGATTTGGAACACTGGAATCATGAGAAACGTTCAAGCATGGATTTTCATATCCCAACTAGTATGGAGGGTTCGTTGATGGGATTTGCACCCTACCAGCAAAGCAGGCTTGAGAATGGGGGGCTTGGAGCCGTCTCACTGACCTTAGGACTTATGCATGGTGTAGAAAGTGCACAGCAGCAGCAgcgacaacaacaacaacaatatcAACAGCAGGAGCATCATTCGAGGCGGCAATTTGGAGGTCATTTGATTCATGACTTTGCCGGTTGa